The Methylomonas sp. UP202 DNA window GCTCGCCGCTTTATTTTTTATACTAATTAAACTTCTATCTAGGAATCGGAAATGTTGATTTATATTGAAAGTGTCTAATAAGGTTGATTTGCCTACCCCATTATCCCCCAAAATCACCGTCCACTGCGCCGGCCTGCCGTTGCCATCCGATAAATCCAGCGTCTGTTTTTCGGCAAAACAGCGCACGTTTTCTACCGATAACGATAGGAAATAAACGCCTTGGTTGCTAGGGTTTTCGGCCATGATTTTGACTACTCGCTATTAAAATGCCGATTTTCACGAGATTGGTGTCAAACAAAGGGATTGATTAGCTGTAAACCGTTCGGTGTACCCAACTTTTCGCAGCAGATTGTTACAGACCTCGTTCACGATTTGAGTGCTAAGCATTACGCCGGGCTGCGCGATAACCGTTAACGCTTGCTGGTGTTTGGGCGAACTCTCATCCATGAAGGCGTAAAGCCAGACGTTGGAATCGACAAAACAGTTAACGCTCATACACCGCTTCGCGCGGCAGTGGTTCGAATGGTTTAACCAAGCGAGGCGCTAGCGGCACTGATTCGTTAAGGTCTTGTTGTTGACCGGCGTATTTTTGCAATAAAAATTGATAAAAATCCTCCAACTCGTGCCTGGCAAAGTCCGGTAGTTTTTCTAAATTCAATGTTTGCATACTAGCCCTCCAAGGAAGTTGATCCTTGCCTACAACAACAAGCGCCGAATATCCGCCAGATTGGCTTTCATCGCTTCCATGAAACGCGCGCCCTCGGCGCCGTCGATGACGCGGTGGTCGTAGGTGATGTCCAAGGGTAGCATCAGTTTCGGTTCGAATTCCTTTCCGTTCCAGACCGGTTGCACCTTGGAACGAGTCACGCCCAGGATCGCGACTTCCGGGGCGTTGACGATGGGCGTGAACGCGGTGCCGCCGATGCCGCCTAGGCTGGAAATGGTCATGCAGCCGCCTTGCATATCGGCGGGTTTCAACTTGCCGAGTCTGGCCAGTTCGCTCATTTCGGCCAATTCGGTCGACAGTTGGAAAATGCCTTTCTTGTCGACGTCCCGTATCACCGGCACCACCAAACCGTTCGGGGTATCGACGGCGATGCCGATATGGAAATATTTCTTGAAGTACAGCTTGTCGCCTTCCGGAGACAAGGAACTGTTGAACGCCGGATACTTTTGCATCGCCGCGACCAATGCCTTCATGATGAACACCAGGCCGGTCAGCTTGACGCCGTCCTTGCCTTGGCCGGCATTGACGGATTTGCGGAATTCTTCCATCTCGTCGATAGAAACTTCATCATGGTAAGTCACCAGCGGCAAGTTCAGCCAGACGCGGGTCAAGTTTTGGCCGGTCAGACGCTTGATTTTGCTCAACGGTTTTTCCTCGATTTCGCCGAACTGGCTGAAATCGACGGCCGGAATCGCTGGTATGCCGGCACCGCCGGTTGTCGCCGGCGCCGAGGTCATCGCTTGCTTGACGAAGTTTTTCACGTCGTCTTGCAGGATGCGTCCCTTGCGGCCGCTGCCGGCGGGAATTTTGCTTAAATCGACGCCGAGTTCGCGGGCGAACAAGCGCACGCTGGGCGTGGCGTGAGGTTTAAAGCCTTCGGCGCTGGCAACGACCGGGGCGGCAGGCGCTGGCGCCGGTTTAGCTGCTTCGGGTTTGGGCGCTTCGGCGACCGGAGCGGGAACGACTTCGGCGGGTTCCGCCGGGGCCGGCGCGGGCGCGGCCACTGCCGGCGCGGCAGCGGATTCGCCGACTTCGACGGTGGCGATCAGGCTGCCTTCGGCGACTTTGTCGCCCGGCTTGATATGCACGGCCTTGATGATGCCGGCCGCGCTGGATGGCAGGTCCATGGTCGCCTTGTCGGTTTCCATGACCGCCAGGGTTTGCTCGATGGCGACGACGTCGCCGGGCTGGACCAATACCTCAACGATGTCGATTTCCGGCACATTGCCGACATCGGGGACTTTTACTTCGATTAAAGAACTCATGTGTCGCTTTCCGTTAAATCAGCCGTTAAATCAACCAGGGCGCGGTGACGTTGGGATTGATATTGTATTTGGCGATGGCCACCTCGACTTTCGCGGCGTCGAACTCGCCGGCCTGGGCCAGCGCGTGCAGCGCGGCGACGGCCACGTGGTAGCGGTCCACCTCGAAGAAACTGCGCAAATTGGCGCGGGTGTCGGACCGGCCGAAGCCGTCGGTACCCAAGACCGTGTAAGGTTGTTTGACCCAAGGCCGAATTTGTTCGGCAAAGGCGCGCATGTAGTCGGTCGCGGCGACGATAGGGCCTTTCGCGCCGCCCAGGCAATGTTCGATATGCGTGGTACGCGGCTTTTCGGTGGGATGCAGTCGATTCCAGCGCTCGCAGCTTTGGCCGTCGCGCGCCAGTTCGGTGAAACTGGGGCAACTCCACAAGTCGGCATCGACGCCCCAATCGTCGTGGAGTAATCCGGCGGCTTCGATGACCTCGATAAAGATCGTGCCGGAACCCAGCAGCTGCACGCGCGGCTTTTTGCTGTTCGGGCCTTTCTTGAACAAATACATGCCCTTCAGAATATCGGCTTCCGAACCTTCGACCAACGCGGGTTGATCGTAGTTTTCGTTCATCAAGGTGATGTAGTAGAAAATGTCTTCCTGTTCGACGTACATGCGGCGCAAGCCGTCGTGGACGATCACGGCCAGTTCGCAGGCGAAGGTCGGATCGTAGGAATAGCAGTTCGGTACGGTCGCCGCCACCAAATGGCTGTGGCCGTCTTCGTGTTGCAAGCCTTCGCCGTTCAACGTAGTGCGACCGGCGGTGCCGCCCAGCAGGAAGCCGCGGGTGCGTTGATCGGCGGCGGCCCAGATCAAATCGGCGACGCGTTGGAAACCGAACATCGAGTAGTAAATGAAGAACGGAATCATCGGCACGCCGTGGGTCGAATAGGCGGTACCGGCCGCGATCCAGTCGCACAGACCGCCGGCTTCGTTGATGCCTTCCTGCAACACTTGGCCGTGCTTGTCTTCCTTGTAGAACATCAGTTGTTCGGCGTCTTGCGGCGTGTAAAGCTGGCCGACCTGCGACCAGATGCCCAATTGGCGGAACATGCCTTCCATGCCGAAGGTGCGGGATTCGTCGGGGACGATGGGCACGACCCGCTTGCCGATTTGCTTGTCCTTGACCAGGATGTTGAGGATACGGACGAAGGCCATCGTCGTTGAAATCTCGTGACCTTCGCCGGTGCCTTCCAGCAGGGCTTTGAAGGCCGGCAGAGCCGGAATTTCCAGCGGATAGGATTTCGGTCGCCGCGCGGGCAAATAGCCGCCCAGATCGACGCGGCGTTGCCGCAAATATTTGAGTTCTTCGGAATCTTCCGCGAAGCGGATATAGGGCAAATTGGGTAGTTCTTCGTCGCTGATCGGCAATTGGTAGCGGTCGCGGATGGCTTTGATCGATTCCAGGCTCATCTTCTTTTGCTGATGGCTGGTGTTTTGCGCCTGGCCGGAATCGCCCATGCCGTAGCCTTTGATGGTTTTGGCCAGAATCACGGTCGGCTGGCCTTGGTGGTTGGCCGCCGCGTTGTAGGCCGCGAAGACCTTGATCGGGTCGTGACCGCCGCGATTCAGTTCCCAGATATCGCGGTCGGTGTAATCCTTGACCAGTTCCTTGAGTTCCGGCGTATTGAAGAACTTCTCCCGGACATAGGCGCCGTCCTTGGATTTGAAAGTCTGGTAGTCGCCGTCGACGCATTCCATCATGCGCTTGACCACCAAGCCGTCCTTGTCGCGCGCCAGGATGGCGTCCCAGCGCCGGCCCCAGATGACTTTAATGACGTTCCAGTTGGCGCCGCGGAAGTTGCCTTCCAATTCCTGAATGATCTTGCCGTTGCCGCGTACCGGGCCGTCCAGACGTTGCAGGTTGCAGTTGACGACGAAAATCAGGTTGTCCAGTTTTTCGCGGCCGGCCATGCCGATCGCGCCCAGGGTTTCCGGTTCGTCGGTCTCGCCGTCGCCGAGGAAGGCCCACACTTTGCGGCCGTCGGTATTGGTCATGCCGCGATCCTGCATGTAGCGCATGAAGCGGGCTTGGTAAATCGCCATGATCGGCCCCAGGCCCATCGACACGGTCGGAAATTGCCAGAATTCCGGCATCAGCCAAGGATGAGGATAGGACGACAAGCCGTTGCCGCCGACTTCCTGGCGGAAATTGTCCATTTGCGCCTCGCTCAAGCGCCCCAGCAAGAAGGCGTGGGCGTAGGTCCCTGGCGCCGAATGGCCTTGCGAGAAAATCAGGTCGCCGCCGTGCTTGTCCGAAGCGGCGTTCCAGAAATGGTTTTGGCCGACGTCGTACAAGGTAATCGCCGACGCGAAGCTGGCGATATGGCCGCCGACATTGGTGTATTTGTTGGCGCGCAACACCATCATCATCGCGTTCCAGCGCACGTAGGAGCGGACGGTGCGTTCGATATCGGTGTTGCCGGGATACTTCGGCTGCTTATCGACCGGGATCGTGTTGATGTAGGGGGTGTTGGCGGAGAAGGGTATATCCAGACCGGATTGCCTGGCGGTTTCAAGCAGGGTTTCGATCAGGTAGCTGGCGCGGTCGCTGCCTTCCTTTTCGATGACCGCCTGTAGCGCCTCCATCCATTCCTGAGTTTCTGCGGGATCGATATCGTGTTTGCCGGCAATGTCGGTATTGTTGGTCATTTCGGAACCTGGAATAACGTGGGATGAGCTTAAAAAGGATACCCGAAATGGTCGGCGCAAGCATGTTTTTTTGGGAGGCTTTCGGCCAATTTGTTGGCTTTGCGCCGCGATCGAAAAATCGCAATCGGCGGCGGCTTGCCGCTTGCGGACCGATACCGAACATTCCGTATCGTAAAGAGACGAGTTTCCCATTCGTCCAGTGGCCTGCCGAGCGTGGATCGCGTAGAATTGGACCATCCTTTTTAGTCATGGGTAAGTCCTTATGCAGACCACGTTATCCAAACTCTTCGCCTTGCTGGGAATGGCCTTCGCCGCTTCTCACGCGAATGCCACCACGGTTACCTACACTCCACCCAACCAGGTTACCTACACCTCTGAAGTCTTCTCGCCAAGCAATACCGCCAGAACCTTCGACTTCGAAATTCCAGAAGCCGTCATCGCCACCTTCATTGATGGCGTGTTCACGATCAGCGCCACCGGCGATTACACGATCGACGCCGCCAACGAATCGGTCAACGCCGTCGTGCTCGACAGCTACGTCCCCGGCGACGATTACTATCTTTACGATTGGGATGCGCGGCCGCAAACCGGCTACGGCACGGCCACCGAATTGGGCGCCGAGGGCGGCGACATTTCCTGGGTACGTTGGACCAGAAGTTTCGATATTAGCGGCGACGACATCGTTAACTGGACTCAGGACGGTCGGGTCGTGATTCGATTGACCTTGTCCGATGGGGTCGATCTGGATTTGTTCAACAGCGGCTTGTCCGACCAATTTCCTCCATCCTTGCAAGCGACGCTGACTTATTCGGTGGCCGCGGTACCTCTGCCGGCCGCGACTTGGCTGTTTACGACCGGCTTGCTCGGTGTGTTGGGCGTTGGCGGACGCCGGCATTTGATTTAGCGTTACGCTGTCAGCAAAAAAAACCGGCGCGAGCCGGTTTTTTTATGTCTGGAGATTTCGATTTTACGGCGTGGACAGCGCGTGCAAGCTATCGGGGTGTTCCAATACGCTGGCCGGGGTTTGCAATTGTGTCGTCAGCAAGGCCCCGGTGTCGACGGTAAAGCTGCCGGTCACGCTGTCGCCGTCGCCATCGGTCGCGGTAAAACCGAATTTCAAATCGAGCTGCTGGGTGTTGGGCAAATTCAGGTATTTCAGACCGCCAACCTCGAAACCGCCGGAGATCACCTGAATCTTCAGCGTATCGTAACCGCCGTCCACGGTGATCGCCGGCGCGTAATCGCCGCCGGCTGTCGCGGTAAAACTCACAGTCTTACTACCGACCACGGCGCCGTCGCGATAGGCGGTCCAGCGAAACGCATCGGCGCCGCTATTGGTGTTGAATTCCTGCAACTGTACCGAATTCACCAATTGTTTGACGGATACATCGAAGTTATCGACCGTTCCGAACTGGTAGGTAATCGATTCGCCCTTGTCCAGGCTGGCATTGCCTATCCCGATGTGACCGTTGGCGACATTAAGGTCGCTGCCCGTCACCAGCAGAGAATTGCCGACCGCCACTTGTCCGGCGGGCCCGGTGCTGGTGGTGCCGAAGCCGAGCGTCACGCTATCGGCCGGGGGCAGATCCAGTACTTGGTAGAGCGTTAGCGTGTAATCGCCGATTGCGGAGTCGTTTTGCGTCGGCGTCAACGTAAACACCATCCGGTCGCTGGCATCCAATCCCTGAGGGCCTTTGTCGATGAAGGCGTAGAGTTCGTCCAAGCCGTCCCCGTTGGTGTCGGCAACCGCGAAGCTGACCGCGTCGGCGTCCGACGTCAATTGCCAGGGCGCGCCGTTAGCGGAAATTTCGGGCAGGTTCAGCGTAACACTGCCCAAGCCGTCGAATCCCAAGTCGTAATCGATCAACTGCGTTAACGCTTCGCCGACGGAATCTTTCAGTTGACCGTTGGCATTGGTGACGGTGGGGCCGTCGTCGTAAACCGTTACGGTAAAATCGGTATTCGCGCTACTGCCATCGGCGGCGGTCAAGCTTGCCGAGATGTCGAATGCCAGCGGGTTGCCGCTGCCGGTGTGGGTCAACGGTTGCAGCAGAGTAAATTGATAGGTGCCGTTCTCGACCTTCACGGTGTAATGGCCGCCATCATCGGTCAATGTCTGCGTCGCCGGGTTCCAAGTGGCGCCGACGGCGGCCAACGTGACCGAAGCCGGCGCCGCGCCGTCTATCGTCAATGCTGCTGTCACGGATCGGTCGGCGTCGCTTTCGTCGACAGCCGAATCGAGCGCGGTGACCGCCGGGGCGTAATCGACGCTGACCGTGGCCGGCTCCGAACGCAAACCCAGATTATCGGCGATGGTGTATTGAATTGGGGTCGGGTCGCCGATGAAGCCGGCGACCGGCGTAAACGTGATGGTGCCGGACTCGAGGTCGACGCTCCAGGTGCCCTGGCCCGCGACCACTAGCGCTTGGCCCGGCGCCGACGTGCCGACAATCTGAATACTGGTCGGATCGACGCTACCGTCCGGGTCGCTGTCGTTGCTCAATACCTTTAATGTCGCGGCGTTGCCTGGAACTAGGCCGGAGATGCCGTCGTCGCCGGCCGCCGGCGGTAGGTTGTAGTCGATACTGACCGTGGCTGGATCGGAACGTAGGCCGAGATTGTCCGCGACGGTATATTGGATCGGGCTCGGATCGCCGACGAAGTCGGCGGCGGGGGTAAACGTGATCGCACCGCTGACGGGGTCCACACTCCACACGCCCTCCCCGGCCACCGTTAGTGACTGTCCGGGCGCGGCGGTGCCGACGATTTGCACGCTGGTCGGGTCCAGGCTGCCGTCCGGGTCGCTATCGTTGCCAAGCACGTCCAAGGTGACCGGCGTGCCGGCCGGCAATCCGCTCGAGCCGTCGTCGACCGCGATCGGCGGTTGGTTGAGCCCGCCGTCCGCGGTTGCAGGCAGGCGGCGCGGATCGAGTAGCAGGACTTGCGGGGCGATGTCGTTGAACGCCACGACCGGGCCTATCGTATCGAAGCCGTTGTTGACCGGCGCGACCGGATTTAAATAATCGATGCTGACGATGCCGTGGCCTTCATTGCCGCCGCCGGGTCCGCCGCCGGCCGCCGGTGCGCCGGCCGCGGTGGGATCGGCAACCTTGGTCGGATCTTGGCCGGCCAACAACGCGGCCTGAATGTCTTCTACGCTAGGGCCGCTGGCTTGGGCCTGGCCGTTGCCGGTTATATCGCCACCATCCGGCAATGCGTCGCCAAGCGCCATTCGGTCGTTACCGCCCATGTCCAGACTGCCGCCGCCATCCAATGCAACCACCAGGCTGGCGCCGTCGGCGGTCTCCAAGATGTCCGTCGCCTCGATGCGGTCGCCCACCTGCAGTATGCGCCGGCCGCCGTCGGCGGAAAGCGCGGTAACGGTGCCGGTGACGACAGTAACGGTTCCTACGGCCATGAGAGCTCCTTTGAATGCCTCAGCGAAAAATCAAGCGACAATGATAAGCCATGTCGGGTTACGCGCCAGTGTCACGACGCCGAAAATTACGAACTACACGAGAGCATCGAACAACCGGCGCGTTCCTTGGCCCAATCCGGCCGCTTCGCGGCGAACCGATCGCGCTCGGGTTGCTCGGCATACGGCGCGCGCAATAAATCCAGCAACTCCCAAACCAGGCTGAAATCGCCTTGTTCGGCCAGATCGATGGCTTGTTGGGCCAAATAATTGCGCAACACGTATTTGGGATTGACCCGATTCATGATTTCGCGGCGCTCGCTTTGCGGCAGGCCGTCGCTTAACAGCCTTTTCCGATAATCGCCGAACCAGCGCTCGGCCATTTCGACGACGGCTTCGCTCAAGGTCTCGTAACTGTTTCGTTGCAACAGCTCGATAAATTCGGCATTGGCTTGCTCGTCGGCCGATCCGGCGATATCGACATCGGCCAGTTGCCGGAAGAACAGCGTCATGTCGGTTTCGGCATTCTGCAACAACTTCAACACGCGATGGGTCAGGGCCTCGTCGCCGGCATCGGCATCGAATGCCGACAGGCCGAGTTTGGCGGCCAGCGTCGCCTGCCATTGCCGGTCGAATGTGTCGGTAAAGCTTTGCAGGGCCTGCTGCAAACCCTCGGCGCGCTTAACCAGCGGATACAAGGCGTTGGCCAGTTGCACCAGATTCCAATAGGCGATTTTGGGTTGGTTGCCGTAACGGTAGCGGCGGCCTTGGGCATCGGTGGTGTTGGGCGTCCAGTCCGGATCGTAGTTTTCCAGCCAGCCGTAGGGGCCGTAATCGATGGTCAAGCCCAGAATCGACATGTTGTCGGTATTCATCACGCCGTGGACGAAGCCGACCCGTTGCCAATGCACCACCATATCGGCGGTTTTCCGGCAGACTTCGGCGAACCATTGCAGGTAAACGGCGGTACACGGTTCGCCCAATTCCGGAAAGTCGTTGCGTATCGTGTAGTCCACCAAGGCTTTCAGCGACTCCAGGTCGTCGCGGGCGGTGAATAATTGGAAGTTGCCGAAACGGACGAAGGACGGCGCGACCCGGCACACAATCGCGCCCGGTTCCAATTGCGGATTACCGTCGTAAAACATGTCGCGCACCACGGTTTCGCCGGTCAAAACCACGCTGAGCGCGCGGGTGGTCGGTACGCCGAGATGGTGCATCGCCTCGCTGCACAAAAATTCCCGAATCGACGAGCGCAATACCGCCAGGCCGTCGGCGCTACGCGAATACGGGGTCAGGCCGGCGCCCTTCAATTGCAGGGTTTGCCGCGAGCCGTCCGGGCAGATCACTTCGCCGAGATTGATGGCGCGGCCGTCGCCCAGTTGTCCGGCCCAATGCCCGAACTGGTGACCGCCGTATCCCATCGCGAACGGCTCCATCCCGTCCGCCAGCCGGTTGCCGGCGAAGACTTGGCAAAAATCGTCGGAGCGACAGACCTCCTCGGCAATGCCCAGTTCCTCGGCCAGGTCGGCGGCGTAGGCCACTAGTCGCGGGTTCTTGACCCTGCTGGGTGTGACTTTCGAATAACAGGACGCATACACTTGGCGGCGAAAATTGTCGGGTTCCGGGTCGCCCGGCAACTCGCGGACGAATCGGTTGTCGAAGCGCAGGCTATCGAGGGGGAGGCTATCGGCTGAGGCTGGCATGGTAATCGACTCACGGGCTAAAAATTACGAATCGTTGCGCGAACCGGCTAAGATACGCGGCGTTCCGCTACTTATATCAATCAATTTCCCTATCAGGCAATGCTTATGAGAAATAT harbors:
- the aceF gene encoding dihydrolipoyllysine-residue acetyltransferase, encoding MSSLIEVKVPDVGNVPEIDIVEVLVQPGDVVAIEQTLAVMETDKATMDLPSSAAGIIKAVHIKPGDKVAEGSLIATVEVGESAAAPAVAAPAPAPAEPAEVVPAPVAEAPKPEAAKPAPAPAAPVVASAEGFKPHATPSVRLFARELGVDLSKIPAGSGRKGRILQDDVKNFVKQAMTSAPATTGGAGIPAIPAVDFSQFGEIEEKPLSKIKRLTGQNLTRVWLNLPLVTYHDEVSIDEMEEFRKSVNAGQGKDGVKLTGLVFIMKALVAAMQKYPAFNSSLSPEGDKLYFKKYFHIGIAVDTPNGLVVPVIRDVDKKGIFQLSTELAEMSELARLGKLKPADMQGGCMTISSLGGIGGTAFTPIVNAPEVAILGVTRSKVQPVWNGKEFEPKLMLPLDITYDHRVIDGAEGARFMEAMKANLADIRRLLL
- the aceE gene encoding pyruvate dehydrogenase (acetyl-transferring), homodimeric type translates to MTNNTDIAGKHDIDPAETQEWMEALQAVIEKEGSDRASYLIETLLETARQSGLDIPFSANTPYINTIPVDKQPKYPGNTDIERTVRSYVRWNAMMMVLRANKYTNVGGHIASFASAITLYDVGQNHFWNAASDKHGGDLIFSQGHSAPGTYAHAFLLGRLSEAQMDNFRQEVGGNGLSSYPHPWLMPEFWQFPTVSMGLGPIMAIYQARFMRYMQDRGMTNTDGRKVWAFLGDGETDEPETLGAIGMAGREKLDNLIFVVNCNLQRLDGPVRGNGKIIQELEGNFRGANWNVIKVIWGRRWDAILARDKDGLVVKRMMECVDGDYQTFKSKDGAYVREKFFNTPELKELVKDYTDRDIWELNRGGHDPIKVFAAYNAAANHQGQPTVILAKTIKGYGMGDSGQAQNTSHQQKKMSLESIKAIRDRYQLPISDEELPNLPYIRFAEDSEELKYLRQRRVDLGGYLPARRPKSYPLEIPALPAFKALLEGTGEGHEISTTMAFVRILNILVKDKQIGKRVVPIVPDESRTFGMEGMFRQLGIWSQVGQLYTPQDAEQLMFYKEDKHGQVLQEGINEAGGLCDWIAAGTAYSTHGVPMIPFFIYYSMFGFQRVADLIWAAADQRTRGFLLGGTAGRTTLNGEGLQHEDGHSHLVAATVPNCYSYDPTFACELAVIVHDGLRRMYVEQEDIFYYITLMNENYDQPALVEGSEADILKGMYLFKKGPNSKKPRVQLLGSGTIFIEVIEAAGLLHDDWGVDADLWSCPSFTELARDGQSCERWNRLHPTEKPRTTHIEHCLGGAKGPIVAATDYMRAFAEQIRPWVKQPYTVLGTDGFGRSDTRANLRSFFEVDRYHVAVAALHALAQAGEFDAAKVEVAIAKYNINPNVTAPWLI
- a CDS encoding retention module-containing protein, which encodes MAVGTVTVVTGTVTALSADGGRRILQVGDRIEATDILETADGASLVVALDGGGSLDMGGNDRMALGDALPDGGDITGNGQAQASGPSVEDIQAALLAGQDPTKVADPTAAGAPAAGGGPGGGNEGHGIVSIDYLNPVAPVNNGFDTIGPVVAFNDIAPQVLLLDPRRLPATADGGLNQPPIAVDDGSSGLPAGTPVTLDVLGNDSDPDGSLDPTSVQIVGTAAPGQSLTVAGEGVWSVDPVSGAITFTPAADFVGDPSPIQYTVADNLGLRSDPATVSIDYNLPPAAGDDGISGLVPGNAATLKVLSNDSDPDGSVDPTSIQIVGTSAPGQALVVAGQGTWSVDLESGTITFTPVAGFIGDPTPIQYTIADNLGLRSEPATVSVDYAPAVTALDSAVDESDADRSVTAALTIDGAAPASVTLAAVGATWNPATQTLTDDGGHYTVKVENGTYQFTLLQPLTHTGSGNPLAFDISASLTAADGSSANTDFTVTVYDDGPTVTNANGQLKDSVGEALTQLIDYDLGFDGLGSVTLNLPEISANGAPWQLTSDADAVSFAVADTNGDGLDELYAFIDKGPQGLDASDRMVFTLTPTQNDSAIGDYTLTLYQVLDLPPADSVTLGFGTTSTGPAGQVAVGNSLLVTGSDLNVANGHIGIGNASLDKGESITYQFGTVDNFDVSVKQLVNSVQLQEFNTNSGADAFRWTAYRDGAVVGSKTVSFTATAGGDYAPAITVDGGYDTLKIQVISGGFEVGGLKYLNLPNTQQLDLKFGFTATDGDGDSVTGSFTVDTGALLTTQLQTPASVLEHPDSLHALSTP
- a CDS encoding protein adenylyltransferase SelO; this translates as MPASADSLPLDSLRFDNRFVRELPGDPEPDNFRRQVYASCYSKVTPSRVKNPRLVAYAADLAEELGIAEEVCRSDDFCQVFAGNRLADGMEPFAMGYGGHQFGHWAGQLGDGRAINLGEVICPDGSRQTLQLKGAGLTPYSRSADGLAVLRSSIREFLCSEAMHHLGVPTTRALSVVLTGETVVRDMFYDGNPQLEPGAIVCRVAPSFVRFGNFQLFTARDDLESLKALVDYTIRNDFPELGEPCTAVYLQWFAEVCRKTADMVVHWQRVGFVHGVMNTDNMSILGLTIDYGPYGWLENYDPDWTPNTTDAQGRRYRYGNQPKIAYWNLVQLANALYPLVKRAEGLQQALQSFTDTFDRQWQATLAAKLGLSAFDADAGDEALTHRVLKLLQNAETDMTLFFRQLADVDIAGSADEQANAEFIELLQRNSYETLSEAVVEMAERWFGDYRKRLLSDGLPQSERREIMNRVNPKYVLRNYLAQQAIDLAEQGDFSLVWELLDLLRAPYAEQPERDRFAAKRPDWAKERAGCSMLSCSS